In Myxococcus xanthus, the genomic window GGGCAGCTCCATCGGCTCGCCTGTTGGCCGCCCGTTCGAGTCCAGCGAGGTCAGCCGCGCAATGCCCGGTTGCCAGGGCGCCTCGCCCGGCGGGTTCTCCAGATTCACCGCGAGCGCTACCCACGAGCCGGAGCGATAGCTATCAAGCTGGCGGACCTTGAGCTCCGCCTCGCTGGCTGGGGTATCCATCCACGTGCCGAGAACACCCGTGATGCCGATGGCGCCAGAGAGAATGGCGCCCGCGAGGCCCGGGTGTGGCACCTGCCGACGCGCAGTGGCCAGCCGGGCCTCCAGCAGTGCGTTGCGCTCACGCAGGGCCACCAGTTCAGCCTCCAGTTGCGTCACGGTGGCGGGGTGGCGCCTGACATCGATGACCGAGTCCACCACGTTGGCCTCGGTGGTCAGCTCCAGGACGAGCCGTTGTGGCGCGGCTGCGTCCGTGAAGCGCAGAACCAGCGGCGGAACGCCCCGTGCGGGCATCGCGACGGCGGGCTGGAGCAGCAGATGCGTCTCCGTGACGTCCAGCCGGGTGAACAGCCCGTGCAGGGCCTCGGGCAGCTCACCTTCCAGCACGGCGTCCGAGTCGAGCAGCACCGTCGTCACCACGCCGGGCGCCAGCCTGAGTCGCTGGACGGGCTCACCCGCGCTCGCGCTCAGGACCATGGCCCGCTCGATACGCCTCCAACGCTTCGTGTCCGGCGTCTGGGCCAGCGCCGCCGTGCCCAGCAGGAGCACCACCGCCGTCATTGCCAACGAGCCAGGGGGGAACACGCAGGGGCAACCTCCAGGGTTCTAACCTACTCGATGGGGATGACACGGCGGGACGCTTGGACGAGCGCGAATGTCCCGCCTTCTTCGAGGAAGAACGCGCCTCCGTCTGGCACCTCGGAATGGGCGATGTCTACCTGAAAGGTAGTCAGATTCGCGCAGGACGTTCAGCGGTCGTCGGGAGCACTCCCGCCACGCGCCGGAAGAAAAATCACCGGGCCCGCGATGGGTTGCCCCGCGCTTTGGCGTCTTCCTTTTCGAGCGCCGCCTTCCATACCCCTGGGGAGGTATCCACCGCCGTCCCTGGCGTCGCTATGAGGGAGCGTCATGGGAGAGCAGAGCGCGTCTCGCCTGGAGGGCGATCGCTATCAGCACTTGCTGAGCTGGTACGAGCTGCTCCGGCTGCTCGACGCGGGCAGTCCCTTCTCTTACGGCTACGTCGAGCACCCGGCGGCGGGCTCGGCGGATGACGTGACGCTGCACGCCCGGCCCGGCGCGGGTGTGGCCAGTCGATACATGCAGGTGAAGTGGCACGTCGACCACCGGGATAGCTACTCCCTGGCGGGGCTGGTGACGCCGCCTCGGGTGGGCCGCTCGCTGCTGCGGAAGCTGCTGGAGAGCTGGTTGGTGCTGCGGCCCCTGGGGCCCGTCGAAATCTGGCTGTTGAGCAACTGGGCGTCGGCGGCGGACCTGGGCCGCTATCTACATGGCCGGGACCACTGCTTCACCGAGGCGTTCTTCGAGCAGCCGCCACGAGGCGCCCTGAAGAAACACTGGGCGGAGTGGGAACAACGGCTCGGTGTATCGGCTGAGATGCTGCGGGCGTTCTGCAAGGACTTGCGCTTGCGGCTCGGCGTGGGCGGCATCGCCGACTTGGAAGAGCAGGTGGATGACCGGATGGGGCGGCTTGGCCTGCGCATGGGACGGCAGCCGCGCGCCATCGCGGTGGACGGGCTTCGGGAGTGGATTGAGGTCGGCGGCGGCAGGAAGCACGTCACCCCGGAGTCGCTGCGGGGGGCCATTCGCGCGTGGGGACTGCTGGCCTCACGGGAGGACGCGCCCGCCGTGAGCCTCTGGATTCATGGGTGGGCGCGACGTGAGTGGGAGCAGCCTCCCACCGAGGAGCTGGACTGGACGCCTCACTTCGACCGCGACACGCGGAAGGTGCCGTCGGAGTCGGTGTGGCGGGACGTGTTGCTGCCTTCGCTGCTGGCTGTGCGACAGCGGCTATCGAGGCGGCCTGACGGCGCGTTGATTGACCTGCGGGGCAAGCTGCCGCTGAGCACGGTGCTGGCGGTGGGCTTTCACTTCCCGGAGGTGGGCGGCTACCGCTTCCGCGTCGAGCAGCCCACGCAAGGAGAGACCTTCTTGTGGCGCTCGGACGCGAAGCCGTCTCCGCGCCGACTGCGTGTCACGGGGCACGAGGGTGACTCGGACGCTGCGGGGCTGCTGGTGGTGTTCCAGATGACCGGGGATGCTCGCGCGGACGTAGAGCGCTTCCTGGCCGAGCGGCCAGGGCACTTCCGCGCCGTGCTCTACCTGGAGCCGGAGGACGGGCCCCACGACGGCGCCGTTGGCTCGGATGCGGACGCGGAGGCGTTCGCCGTCCAGGCGCGTGAGCAACTCCGGCGCGCGCGCAACGAGCTGCGCACGGCGGTCACACATCTCATCCTCTATGCCCCCGCTGCGTGCTGCCTGTTCCTGGGCCAGCGGCTCAACGCCGTGGGCCCGGTCGTGGCCTACGAGCGCACCGGCTCAGGTGGGTACGCGCCCGCGCTCACGTTGCAGACGGGGTGAGCCTTTGGGGCAATACAGGGTTCAAAGTGAGACGATTGCATGCATCAGCGAACGTTGACGAGCGCTGGTCCTCGCCTGCATATCGATAGGCGACCTGCGCATGTTGGTATCAGCTCAGGTCAGGAGCGTTACAGGTGTCTCTTCGGAAGTCGAAGTACGAGGTGCTGGAACGACTGGAGGTTGGTCTTCGAATCGTTTCGCTCGCTCTGGTTGTTGCGAAGACGTTGGTTGAGTTGGTGGACACGACACTGATCTGAAACGGTAGCTGGTGCGTGGGTTTTCGCAGTGACGATCGACGTCGCATACGTCGGTGTTGAGCAATTGGTGTCTGCTCAGGTTCGGCTTGGAAGTCCTTGTTGCTGTGATGCTGCGAGGCGTTGGCGCGGAGCGTCGGTTGGCGGCGCTCCGCGCTGATTACTGTTTCTGGATGTGTGATTTTGAACTGGTGGGGAAATCTAATGGTGTTTGTTGACCTGCTGTTCCCCGTGCAGGGCGGCCCGGTGCCGCTCGACCATGCCTATCTGCTGTTCTCCGCGCTCTCCCGTCACCTTCCCGCGCTGCATGAGCGCTCGGATATGGGCGTGTTCTCGCTTCGAGGTGTGAGCAACACGCGGGAGTTGCTTTACCTGGGGCGAGGCACGATGCGCCTGCGATGCCCCATTGAGGCCGTGGCCACGTTGCTGCCGCTGGTGAGCGCGCCGCTGGAGATTGCTGGGAGACGCCTGTCCCTGGGCGCGCCCTCGCTCCATGCGCTGGAGCCCGTGCCCTCATTGTTCGCGCGGCTGGTCACCTTCAAGCACGCGATGGACGAGGCCGCATTCGTCGCGGCGGCCTCCCGCGCGCTGGAGGCGCTTGGCGTCCAGGCGACGCTGAAGGTGGGGCGCCGGCGCATCGTGCGCATAACTGGAAAGAAGGTCGTGGGCTTCGCGCTCGAACTCCATGGCTTGTCGGCCGAGCACTCGCTGCGCGTGCAGGAGCAGGGAATGGGAGGCCGCCGTCACATGGGATGTGGCCTCTTCCTCCCGCCCGGCCGGGCGGCGCGTGTCCAGTCCCATGGGAAGGCCGCGTGAAGCGGCTGCTGGCCAAAAGCACGGCCACGCCCGACAGACCCGAGGGCGAGGCCACGCTGCTGGGACACACCGCCCTAGTCCTGTCCGCCGCGCGCCGGCTCCTGGAGCACCGTGGGCGCGCGTCGCTGCTGGCCGCGGGCCTGGACCCGGCGTTGGAGCCCCGGCTGCGGCGCATCGTCCTGCTGGCCGCCGCGCTCCATGACCTGGGCAAGTGCAGCGAGCACTTCCAATCCATGCTGCGCCGCCAGCGCGAAGCGCCGCAGCTTGTCCGTCACGAAGCGCTCTCGCTGTGGCTCTGCTGGCCAGGGCAGCCGCTCTCCGCATGGCTCCAGCGGGACGTGAGCGAGCTGGACCTGTGCCTGGCGCTGGTCTGCGTGGCCGCACACCACCGCAAGTTCCAGACAGAGGCCTTCGCGCCCGACGGCACCGGAGCGGGGCTGTCGCTGGAGTTGCGGGTCCAGCATGAAGACTTCGCCCGGACGCTGGGGCGCATCGCCGAGGAGTTGGCGCTGTCCGCTCCGCCACTGTTCACGGCGCCCATCGTGCTTCGAGCCACGCGGAAGGAGCACCCGCGCGACCAACTCCAGTCGTGGCAGGACGACTTCGAGCGGACGGTGCCCGCCGGCTCCGTGGACGCGCGGCTCCTGGCCGTGTGCAAGGCGTTGGTGCTCGCGGCGGACGTCGCGGGCTCGGCGCTTCCCCGGAGCGGAGAGAAGCAGGACTGGGTGGATCGTCAGCTCACGGCGCCCCATCCCGCAGAGGCCCTGCGCGCCGTGGTCGAGCGCCGCCTCGCGGGACACACACCGCGACCGTTCCAGGAGGAGGTGGCTCGCAGCGCCGCGCCGCTGACCCTGGTCCGCGCGGGCTGTGGCAGTGGAAAGACGGCCGCTGCGTACCTCTGGGCCGCAAGACAGCACCCAGGCCGTCCGCTGTGGCTCACATACCCCACGATGGGCACGGCGACGGAGGGCTTCCGGGACTACCTCCACGGCGCGGACGTGGAGGCCCGATTGCAGCACTCACGCGCGGAGGTGGACTTCGACATCTTCGGACTCCGCGACGGCGCGGCGCCTGGGACGAGCTCCCGCGACCAGGACCGGCTCGACGCGCTCCGCTCCTGGGGCGCCGATGCGATGAGCTGCACGGCCGACACGGTGCTCGGGCTTGTCCAGAGCCAGCGGCAGGGGCTCTATGCCTGGCCCGGGCTCTGTGCGGCCTGCGTCGTCTTCGACGAAGTTCACGCCTATGACGACCGGCTCTTCGGCTGCCTGCTGCGCTTCCTGGAAGCCCTGCCGGGAATCCCCGCGTTGCTGATGACCGCCAGCCTGCCCGCCACGCGGCTCGACGTGCTGCGCGGCATGTGCGAGCGCGTTCATGGCCGGAGCCTCGCGGAGGTCGAAGGGCCGGAGGATTTGGAGACACTGCCGCGCTATCAGCGGCTGGACGTCGCGGAGCCGTGGGCCCTCGTGGCGGAGTGCCTGCGGGACCACGGCAAGGTGTTGTGGGTCAGCAACACGGTGGATCGCTGCATGCGGACCGCCGAGGCCGGCACGTCGCACGGTGCGCGTGCGCTGTTGTACCACAGCCGCTTTCGTTACGAGGACCGCGTCCGTCGTCATGGTGACGTCATCGAGGCCTTCGCCACTGAGGGCCGCGCGGCGTTTGCTTCGACGACGCAGGTCGCGGAGATGAGCCTGGACCTGTCTGCGGACCTGCTCGTCACGGATTTGGCGCCCATCCCGGCGCTCATCCAGCGCTTGGGGCGCCTCAACCGCCGCAGCACTCTGGAGCGGCCCGCGCCAGTGCGGCCTTTCGTGGTGCTCCCCTTCGATGGGCCGCCCTACGCCGCGCCGGACCTGCGCGA contains:
- a CDS encoding DUF2381 family protein yields the protein MFPPGSLAMTAVVLLLGTAALAQTPDTKRWRRIERAMVLSASAGEPVQRLRLAPGVVTTVLLDSDAVLEGELPEALHGLFTRLDVTETHLLLQPAVAMPARGVPPLVLRFTDAAAPQRLVLELTTEANVVDSVIDVRRHPATVTQLEAELVALRERNALLEARLATARRQVPHPGLAGAILSGAIGITGVLGTWMDTPASEAELKVRQLDSYRSGSWVALAVNLENPPGEAPWQPGIARLTSLDSNGRPTGEPMELPLLLQEPRLLPGQSAVAVVQWPAPTRPPPAYALELWDTGRRRGVRWARLKP
- a CDS encoding SAVED domain-containing protein, whose amino-acid sequence is MGEQSASRLEGDRYQHLLSWYELLRLLDAGSPFSYGYVEHPAAGSADDVTLHARPGAGVASRYMQVKWHVDHRDSYSLAGLVTPPRVGRSLLRKLLESWLVLRPLGPVEIWLLSNWASAADLGRYLHGRDHCFTEAFFEQPPRGALKKHWAEWEQRLGVSAEMLRAFCKDLRLRLGVGGIADLEEQVDDRMGRLGLRMGRQPRAIAVDGLREWIEVGGGRKHVTPESLRGAIRAWGLLASREDAPAVSLWIHGWARREWEQPPTEELDWTPHFDRDTRKVPSESVWRDVLLPSLLAVRQRLSRRPDGALIDLRGKLPLSTVLAVGFHFPEVGGYRFRVEQPTQGETFLWRSDAKPSPRRLRVTGHEGDSDAAGLLVVFQMTGDARADVERFLAERPGHFRAVLYLEPEDGPHDGAVGSDADAEAFAVQAREQLRRARNELRTAVTHLILYAPAACCLFLGQRLNAVGPVVAYERTGSGGYAPALTLQTG
- the devI gene encoding CRISPR-Cas system negative regulator DevI, which produces MSLRKSKYEVLERLEVGLRIVSLALVVAKTLVELVDTTLI
- the cas6 gene encoding type I-MYXAN CRISPR-associated protein Cas6/Cmx6, which produces MARSVGWRRSALITVSGCVILNWWGNLMVFVDLLFPVQGGPVPLDHAYLLFSALSRHLPALHERSDMGVFSLRGVSNTRELLYLGRGTMRLRCPIEAVATLLPLVSAPLEIAGRRLSLGAPSLHALEPVPSLFARLVTFKHAMDEAAFVAAASRALEALGVQATLKVGRRRIVRITGKKVVGFALELHGLSAEHSLRVQEQGMGGRRHMGCGLFLPPGRAARVQSHGKAA
- a CDS encoding CRISPR-associated helicase/endonuclease Cas3, translated to MKRLLAKSTATPDRPEGEATLLGHTALVLSAARRLLEHRGRASLLAAGLDPALEPRLRRIVLLAAALHDLGKCSEHFQSMLRRQREAPQLVRHEALSLWLCWPGQPLSAWLQRDVSELDLCLALVCVAAHHRKFQTEAFAPDGTGAGLSLELRVQHEDFARTLGRIAEELALSAPPLFTAPIVLRATRKEHPRDQLQSWQDDFERTVPAGSVDARLLAVCKALVLAADVAGSALPRSGEKQDWVDRQLTAPHPAEALRAVVERRLAGHTPRPFQEEVARSAAPLTLVRAGCGSGKTAAAYLWAARQHPGRPLWLTYPTMGTATEGFRDYLHGADVEARLQHSRAEVDFDIFGLRDGAAPGTSSRDQDRLDALRSWGADAMSCTADTVLGLVQSQRQGLYAWPGLCAACVVFDEVHAYDDRLFGCLLRFLEALPGIPALLMTASLPATRLDVLRGMCERVHGRSLAEVEGPEDLETLPRYQRLDVAEPWALVAECLRDHGKVLWVSNTVDRCMRTAEAGTSHGARALLYHSRFRYEDRVRRHGDVIEAFATEGRAAFASTTQVAEMSLDLSADLLVTDLAPIPALIQRLGRLNRRSTLERPAPVRPFVVLPFDGPPYAAPDLRDARAWMERLGTGPLSQRDLVDAWGPPGMMDAPRRQSSTWLDGRFDTWPAPCRDGSPSLTVLLEEDARAVLDGAVSAHRVTLPMNLPPESFKWRAWPRAGRLPYPIPPANALDYDGLRGARWRKP